A genomic segment from Pseudoalteromonas nigrifaciens encodes:
- the ilvD gene encoding dihydroxy-acid dehydratase: MTSEKPRKYSQKIVDGSAQAPSRSMLRAVGFNDDDFKKSQVGIASTWSMVTPCNMHINTLAEEVGKGVDSAGAKSVIYNTITVSDGISMGTEGMKYSLVSREVICDSIEAVSAGMGHDGIIAIGGCDKNMPGCLMGLARLNRPSIFVYGGTILPGENHTDIVSVFEAVGSYAAGDIPITQLEHIEKTAIPGAGSCGGMYTANTLASAIEALGMSMPNSSAQNAISQNKKQDCIDAGKAIVYLLEHDIKPSDIMTKKAFENAITLIITLGGSTNAVLHLIAMADAVGVEVTLDDFVRIGDKTPVIADLRPSGQYLMSELIEIGGIQPLMKRLLDAGMLHGDCMTVTGKTMAENLADVADYPAGQNIILPFDQPIKKDSHLVILAGNLAPEGAVSKITGKEGLRFTGNAKVYDSEEQGFAAIIDGQVVAGDVVVIRYEGPKGGPGMREMLSPTSAIMGKGLGNDVALITDGRFSGGSRGFVVGHVTPEAYEGGAIALVENGDSITIDAQSREMTLNITDEEMASRKQRWQQPAPKYTRGLLAKYARTVSSASTGAVTDKPS, translated from the coding sequence ATGACTTCTGAAAAACCACGTAAATATTCACAAAAAATTGTAGATGGTAGCGCTCAGGCTCCTAGTCGTTCTATGTTACGAGCGGTAGGTTTTAATGATGACGATTTTAAAAAGTCTCAAGTTGGTATTGCCTCTACATGGTCTATGGTAACGCCGTGCAATATGCACATTAATACACTTGCCGAAGAAGTGGGTAAAGGCGTAGATAGCGCCGGTGCGAAAAGCGTTATATATAATACCATTACCGTATCCGATGGTATTTCTATGGGCACCGAAGGGATGAAATATTCTTTAGTATCACGCGAAGTAATTTGCGACTCAATAGAAGCGGTATCGGCGGGTATGGGCCACGACGGTATTATTGCTATTGGCGGTTGTGATAAAAATATGCCGGGTTGTTTAATGGGTTTAGCACGTTTAAACCGCCCCTCTATATTTGTGTACGGCGGTACAATTTTACCCGGTGAAAATCATACCGATATAGTCTCGGTATTTGAAGCGGTGGGCAGCTACGCGGCAGGCGATATTCCAATTACGCAATTAGAACATATTGAAAAAACAGCCATACCAGGGGCCGGTTCGTGTGGTGGTATGTACACGGCAAATACGTTAGCCTCAGCAATTGAAGCTTTAGGCATGAGTATGCCAAATAGTTCTGCGCAAAATGCTATTTCACAAAACAAAAAACAAGACTGTATTGATGCGGGTAAAGCGATTGTTTATTTGCTAGAGCATGACATTAAACCTTCCGATATTATGACCAAAAAAGCGTTTGAAAATGCAATTACGCTGATCATTACCTTAGGCGGCTCAACCAATGCGGTGCTGCATTTAATTGCTATGGCTGATGCGGTAGGCGTTGAAGTAACATTGGATGACTTTGTGCGTATTGGCGATAAAACACCAGTAATTGCCGACTTGCGCCCAAGCGGTCAATATTTAATGTCGGAGTTGATTGAAATTGGTGGCATTCAGCCACTGATGAAGCGTTTATTAGATGCCGGTATGCTGCACGGTGACTGTATGACAGTGACAGGCAAAACCATGGCCGAAAATTTAGCCGATGTAGCAGATTACCCAGCAGGGCAAAATATTATTTTACCTTTTGATCAGCCAATTAAAAAAGACAGTCATTTAGTTATATTAGCTGGCAACTTAGCGCCAGAAGGAGCAGTGTCAAAAATTACGGGTAAAGAGGGTTTACGCTTTACCGGCAACGCAAAAGTATATGACTCAGAAGAGCAAGGCTTTGCCGCTATTATAGATGGGCAAGTAGTAGCCGGAGACGTTGTAGTAATTCGCTATGAAGGTCCTAAAGGTGGCCCAGGTATGCGTGAAATGCTAAGCCCCACTTCAGCTATTATGGGTAAAGGTTTAGGTAACGATGTGGCGCTTATTACCGATGGTCGTTTTTCAGGTGGTAGTAGGGGTTTTGTTGTAGGGCACGTTACACCAGAAGCTTACGAAGGCGGCGCCATTGCACTAGTAGAAAATGGTGACAGCATTACCATTGACGCGCAAAGCCGTGAAATGACTCTTAATATTACTGATGAAGAAATGGCCAGTAGGAAACAACGTTGGCAACAACCTGCGCCAAAATACACCCGCGGATTACTAGCAAAATATGCCAGAACAGTAAGCTCAGCTTCTACCGGAGCCGTGACCGATAAGCCAAGTTAA
- a CDS encoding thioredoxin family protein, whose translation MFKQLILLCALSMPLIICAATAPFSGEISTQALLSDYDKFNEHYKAFTPTTQDIALMQKLEGKELIVLFGTWCHDSEREVPKLIKLLDASKVQLASIDYVAVGYNKQDDAGIAQAHDLQYTPTFIVKQNGKELIRVIEKPTGTLAQDLTQGL comes from the coding sequence ATGTTTAAACAATTAATTTTACTGTGCGCTTTAAGCATGCCGCTTATAATCTGCGCTGCTACGGCGCCATTTTCGGGCGAGATAAGTACGCAAGCACTGCTAAGCGACTACGACAAGTTTAACGAACACTACAAGGCGTTTACGCCAACGACGCAAGATATAGCGCTAATGCAAAAGCTAGAAGGCAAAGAGCTTATTGTATTATTTGGAACGTGGTGCCACGACAGTGAGCGCGAAGTGCCAAAGCTCATTAAGTTACTTGATGCATCGAAAGTACAACTTGCAAGCATTGACTATGTGGCCGTAGGTTACAACAAGCAAGACGATGCAGGCATTGCACAGGCTCACGACTTACAATACACACCTACGTTTATTGTTAAACAAAATGGCAAAGAGTTAATACGCGTAATTGAAAAACCAACGGGTACGTTAGCGCAAGATTTAACTCAGGGTTTGTAA
- a CDS encoding DUF2971 domain-containing protein, with protein sequence MNLKQIKQLRKTHSLEKFELVNCERNITGLNTHYSVSVTLGDSVTNFNILASDTDTVLYIERWADEVSFVRTERSEEISKNVFQPFTNGETLYDDTVIWKYMDLSKFISLLSTQSLWFARLDKNWEIDPLEGKVPTAHWESLVERILNTKFAPQFFGNSKVQFGGMPEAGMAQVPQSEQKSREIDLQRNMYEAAIYNSYVTCWNISTHESYHMWKLYCNHHNGIAIKSTIGRLKSSLGKNKNYTVLGGLIEYLDFKNQMPARGDNLLTHIYCKSMPYSFENEFRLCFRDFGFVNDVIGGHAPYSEDPEEIRSILDSYRAGYTVKLDLNTLIESVVTSPHSDPWFFDLVTSIVGDGREFSNSLSGLNTLSVTSSNMN encoded by the coding sequence GTGAACTTAAAACAAATCAAACAGCTTAGAAAAACTCACTCTCTCGAGAAATTTGAGTTGGTTAACTGTGAACGAAATATTACGGGGCTCAATACCCATTACAGCGTCTCAGTTACGTTAGGTGATTCTGTAACAAATTTCAATATACTTGCGAGTGATACTGATACCGTTTTATATATTGAGCGGTGGGCTGATGAAGTTAGTTTTGTGCGAACAGAGCGATCTGAAGAGATTTCCAAAAATGTTTTTCAGCCATTTACAAATGGCGAAACCCTATATGATGATACAGTGATTTGGAAGTACATGGATTTGAGCAAGTTTATTTCTTTACTTTCAACTCAATCCCTTTGGTTTGCAAGATTAGATAAAAACTGGGAAATTGACCCGTTGGAGGGGAAAGTTCCAACTGCACATTGGGAATCACTTGTAGAAAGAATTCTAAATACCAAATTTGCTCCTCAGTTTTTTGGTAACAGTAAAGTTCAGTTTGGCGGAATGCCAGAAGCAGGAATGGCGCAAGTTCCGCAATCCGAACAAAAATCGAGGGAGATCGATTTACAAAGAAATATGTATGAGGCTGCCATCTACAATTCTTATGTGACTTGCTGGAATATCAGCACTCATGAGTCTTATCATATGTGGAAGTTATACTGTAATCATCACAACGGAATTGCAATTAAGTCTACTATAGGTCGACTTAAATCATCATTAGGAAAAAACAAAAACTATACTGTACTAGGTGGACTTATTGAATACTTAGACTTTAAAAACCAAATGCCAGCTAGAGGCGACAACCTTTTAACACACATTTATTGCAAAAGCATGCCATATTCTTTCGAGAATGAATTTCGTTTATGTTTCAGAGACTTTGGTTTTGTAAATGATGTCATAGGGGGACACGCCCCGTATTCAGAAGATCCAGAAGAGATTAGATCTATCTTAGATTCCTACAGAGCAGGATATACTGTCAAGTTGGATTTAAATACTCTCATTGAATCAGTCGTAACATCTCCCCACTCTGACCCTTGGTTTTTTGACTTAGTCACTTCAATCGTAGGAGATGGTCGAGAATTTTCGAATTCACTTAGTGGTTTAAATACGCTCAGTGTAACTTCCTCTAACATGAATTAA
- a CDS encoding LysR family transcriptional regulator, with protein MNLHALRVFYTVAKLGSFSGAAEALFISQPAVSKALKELEYQLNIQLIERASKGKKLTLSEGGQALFEHARSIFAIEKAAIEDIKSRTGLKRGTLVIGTSTTIASYWLPPYLANFCAQYPHIKVEVQVANTAQIELALLECTIDLALVEGTPIEPHIISKHWQNDLMSIVIPSNFKPAKNLNAWLNKQFWLLREPGSGTLEMSVKLLAQHGVIAERSMQLGSNEAIARAVAQGMGVALLPNVVTEDLVQLGKLTRLSQKNNEQLSRPLYQLHYKDRPSSHAAQAFEKSLFSE; from the coding sequence ATGAACTTGCATGCACTTCGGGTGTTTTATACGGTAGCAAAGCTTGGTAGTTTTTCAGGCGCAGCTGAGGCGCTTTTTATAAGCCAGCCTGCGGTATCTAAAGCGCTAAAAGAACTTGAGTATCAGCTAAATATACAACTTATTGAGCGCGCATCTAAGGGTAAAAAACTCACCTTGAGTGAAGGCGGACAAGCACTTTTTGAACATGCTCGTAGTATTTTTGCCATTGAGAAAGCCGCCATTGAAGATATTAAATCGCGCACAGGGCTTAAGCGTGGCACGCTCGTTATAGGCACTAGTACAACCATTGCCAGCTATTGGCTACCGCCCTATTTAGCTAATTTTTGCGCGCAGTACCCCCATATTAAAGTAGAAGTACAAGTGGCTAATACCGCGCAAATTGAGCTTGCCCTACTAGAATGTACTATCGATTTAGCACTGGTTGAAGGCACACCTATCGAGCCGCATATTATAAGTAAGCACTGGCAAAACGATTTAATGAGTATCGTTATACCCAGTAACTTTAAGCCCGCTAAAAACTTAAATGCATGGTTAAACAAACAGTTTTGGCTACTGCGCGAGCCGGGCTCGGGCACTTTAGAAATGTCGGTTAAGTTATTAGCCCAACATGGCGTAATAGCAGAGCGCAGTATGCAATTGGGCAGCAACGAGGCAATAGCAAGGGCTGTTGCTCAAGGTATGGGGGTCGCTTTATTGCCAAACGTAGTTACTGAGGATTTAGTGCAGTTAGGTAAATTAACGCGCCTGAGCCAAAAAAATAACGAGCAACTCTCTCGGCCACTTTATCAACTGCATTATAAAGACAGACCGTCTTCACACGCTGCGCAAGCGTTCGAAAAAAGCCTGTTTAGTGAATAG
- a CDS encoding YeiH family protein yields the protein MLSAIKNLGINTMQYGDARWWLGMLLVVVLAGASVALSKLPIMQSAQFSSLTIGIVLGIIVGNSVFSRIATQTDIGVDYAKSILLKAGVILFGFRITFAQVAGVGWHGLLTDIVMLLGTFILAVQLGKRVFKLDEQTVILIGAGSSICGAAAVMATEPVIKAQAHKVSVAVATVVVFGTLSMFAYPIMFEFMGLSEHAYGIFVGSTIHEVAQVVAAGTAVSANAADTAVIEKMLRVMMLAPFLVGLSFWQSKKHAKTNNNVHGGEQKTGITIPWFAVLFIVASGVHSLSIIPQVVTSAIVWFDNILLTIAMVALGLRTHVGAIRQAGIKPLLLALCLFLFLTLGGFAINIGIAELF from the coding sequence ATGCTTAGCGCTATTAAAAATTTGGGTATTAATACTATGCAATACGGCGATGCGCGCTGGTGGTTAGGTATGCTGCTGGTGGTTGTTTTGGCGGGGGCATCTGTTGCATTAAGTAAGTTACCTATAATGCAAAGTGCGCAATTTAGCTCTTTAACTATTGGTATAGTGCTTGGCATTATTGTGGGTAACAGTGTGTTTTCGCGTATTGCTACGCAAACCGATATAGGTGTTGATTACGCTAAAAGTATATTACTCAAAGCGGGCGTTATTTTATTTGGGTTTAGAATTACTTTTGCGCAAGTAGCGGGTGTAGGCTGGCATGGCCTATTAACCGATATAGTAATGCTGTTAGGCACATTTATTTTGGCAGTGCAGCTAGGTAAGCGCGTATTTAAGCTTGATGAGCAAACAGTAATATTAATTGGCGCAGGTAGCTCTATTTGTGGCGCAGCAGCTGTAATGGCAACCGAGCCAGTTATAAAAGCGCAGGCACATAAAGTATCGGTAGCGGTGGCAACGGTGGTGGTGTTTGGCACGTTAAGCATGTTTGCCTACCCAATCATGTTTGAGTTTATGGGACTGAGTGAACACGCTTACGGTATTTTTGTAGGCTCAACTATTCATGAAGTAGCGCAAGTGGTTGCAGCGGGCACTGCTGTAAGCGCCAATGCTGCAGATACCGCCGTTATAGAAAAAATGCTACGCGTAATGATGCTTGCGCCATTTTTAGTGGGTTTATCGTTTTGGCAAAGTAAAAAGCATGCAAAAACAAACAATAACGTGCATGGCGGCGAGCAAAAAACGGGTATTACCATCCCTTGGTTTGCAGTGTTATTTATTGTGGCAAGTGGTGTGCATTCACTCTCTATTATTCCTCAAGTGGTTACAAGCGCTATTGTATGGTTTGATAATATATTACTCACTATTGCTATGGTGGCTTTGGGTTTACGCACACATGTTGGGGCAATTCGCCAAGCGGGTATTAAACCGCTGTTACTGGCGCTGTGTTTATTTTTGTTTTTAACGTTAGGCGGCTTTGCCATTAATATAGGCATTGCTGAGCTGTTTTAA
- a CDS encoding DASH family cryptochrome translates to MSKRILYWLQNDLRIDDNPILSELATGQCALDIVFVINPHWFKNNNHQQKPYGVHKQQFLMQSLFELQQALIERGQTLHVLEGETFSVLKQRIAEQHIDEVVCSEHVGTYEQRQLARLKAHCSHVIFKTTQQDTLFQQSDLPFDLNELPKSFTPFRKKVEAVNIPITTSTLPKGLLPQPITLCAAKPIELSEYTDDNNAIMHGGFKSVQAHLAQYFSGLLPSTYKTTRNELDGFNNTTKFSTWLAFGCVSARQVYKAVEEYEHKHIANESTYWIKFELLWREYFKWHALNAGNSLFSFKGQKQTKPLTTFMPNRFAAWCNGSTPYPLVNAIMNELNATGYISNRARQVAASCLVNELGLDWRYGAAYFEQQLIDYDVAANWGNWQYIAGVGVDPRGGRHFNIEKQTAQFDPHAVYTNKWQGNENTSTQLDTLNEVDWPI, encoded by the coding sequence ATGAGCAAACGTATTTTATATTGGCTACAAAACGATTTACGAATAGACGACAACCCTATTTTAAGCGAACTTGCTACTGGGCAATGTGCGCTCGATATTGTATTTGTAATAAACCCGCACTGGTTTAAAAATAATAACCACCAACAAAAGCCATATGGCGTGCACAAACAACAGTTTTTAATGCAAAGCTTATTTGAGCTGCAACAAGCACTTATTGAACGCGGGCAAACTCTTCACGTACTTGAGGGCGAAACTTTTAGTGTTTTAAAGCAGCGCATAGCTGAGCAACACATTGACGAAGTAGTGTGCAGTGAACATGTTGGAACCTATGAGCAGCGTCAACTCGCCCGACTAAAAGCACATTGCTCACATGTCATATTTAAAACAACTCAACAAGATACTCTATTTCAACAAAGTGATCTCCCTTTTGATTTAAACGAGCTACCTAAAAGCTTTACCCCATTTAGAAAAAAAGTAGAGGCGGTAAACATACCTATAACAACCTCAACCCTGCCTAAAGGTTTACTCCCTCAACCTATAACATTATGTGCGGCCAAACCAATTGAGCTTAGTGAATATACTGATGACAACAACGCGATAATGCACGGCGGATTTAAAAGTGTGCAAGCTCATTTAGCGCAGTACTTTTCGGGCTTACTGCCAAGTACCTATAAAACAACTCGAAACGAGCTTGATGGCTTTAATAACACCACAAAATTTAGTACCTGGCTTGCCTTTGGCTGTGTAAGTGCACGGCAAGTTTATAAAGCGGTTGAAGAGTACGAACATAAACATATTGCAAACGAATCTACTTATTGGATTAAGTTTGAATTGCTATGGCGAGAGTATTTTAAATGGCATGCACTCAATGCGGGCAACAGCCTGTTTAGCTTTAAAGGCCAAAAACAAACCAAGCCCCTTACTACGTTTATGCCAAATCGCTTTGCAGCGTGGTGTAATGGCTCAACGCCCTACCCATTAGTCAATGCCATTATGAATGAGCTTAATGCTACTGGTTATATATCAAACCGAGCAAGACAAGTTGCAGCAAGTTGTTTAGTTAACGAACTTGGCCTTGATTGGCGCTATGGCGCGGCTTATTTTGAACAACAATTGATTGATTACGATGTAGCCGCTAATTGGGGTAATTGGCAATATATAGCGGGTGTAGGGGTCGACCCGCGTGGTGGTAGGCACTTTAATATTGAAAAACAAACCGCGCAGTTTGATCCGCACGCTGTTTACACTAATAAATGGCAAGGCAATGAAAATACCAGCACACAGCTGGATACTTTAAACGAAGTTGATTGGCCAATTTAA
- a CDS encoding DUF885 domain-containing protein, with protein MFKKSILAICLAVAPLPSLADSNTDLKTIIDNHWQNAKAEKIFFRTDPDGWKPSGTLPHWTEQAIAKRQAYNNSVLKNLASIDPKTLNSEQLMNYRLFKYERETEQQSYLFQDKYFQVNFLSGWHTYFAEAPANMAFLTPDDYNAFLVSLADYPRFNQENINLMKEGIEKGYTHYCKTFENYSQSINAHIVKQPENSALYEPFTRIPNTFTAEQKATYQNKAKALISSKVVPAYQHFYDFFENDYMPNCRAQPGISSVKGGLEYYKYTVNYYTTTNATPKQIHELGLKEVARIKTQMQNIIDKVGFDGSYSDFLEFLATDEQFYATDAQDLLEKTAFITQKMYGKLPTYFNHLPRNTFTIKGSASRGAFYMPPADNRSPGTYFLASTPKLQPLYNLEALSLHEAIPGHHLQNAIAMELDVPEFRRTLSHSAFGEGWALYTERLGKEAGFYQDPYSDFGRLGYEMWRAVRLVVDTGIHAFGWSRQKAIDYLADHTALPQSAVEDQIDRYISWPGQALSYKMGEIKIRELRAKAEKELGAKFDIRSFHDTVIGQGSLPMEVLEDVINDWITEQKSAI; from the coding sequence ATGTTTAAAAAAAGTATTTTAGCTATTTGTTTAGCTGTTGCACCACTACCAAGCCTAGCCGACAGTAACACTGATTTAAAAACGATTATTGATAACCATTGGCAAAATGCAAAAGCCGAAAAAATATTCTTTCGTACCGATCCAGACGGCTGGAAACCCAGTGGTACATTGCCACATTGGACCGAGCAAGCCATTGCGAAGCGCCAAGCTTACAACAACAGTGTGTTAAAAAACTTAGCTAGTATTGACCCTAAAACGCTCAATAGCGAGCAGCTAATGAACTATCGTTTATTTAAATATGAGCGAGAAACAGAGCAGCAAAGCTACCTTTTTCAAGATAAGTATTTTCAAGTTAACTTTTTAAGTGGCTGGCATACTTACTTTGCCGAAGCACCGGCTAATATGGCGTTTTTAACGCCTGATGATTACAACGCATTTTTAGTAAGCCTTGCCGACTACCCTCGCTTTAATCAAGAAAACATTAACTTGATGAAAGAAGGTATTGAAAAGGGTTACACGCACTACTGCAAAACATTTGAAAATTACAGCCAGAGTATTAACGCTCATATTGTTAAGCAACCTGAAAACAGCGCCTTATACGAGCCCTTTACACGCATACCAAATACATTTACAGCAGAGCAAAAGGCAACATACCAAAACAAAGCAAAAGCCTTAATTAGCTCAAAAGTAGTTCCGGCTTATCAACACTTTTACGACTTTTTTGAAAACGATTACATGCCTAACTGTAGAGCGCAGCCGGGTATTTCAAGCGTTAAAGGCGGGCTTGAGTATTACAAATATACAGTTAATTACTACACCACAACCAATGCCACACCAAAGCAAATACACGAGCTTGGCTTAAAAGAAGTGGCACGTATAAAAACACAAATGCAAAACATCATTGATAAAGTAGGCTTTGATGGCTCTTACAGCGATTTTTTAGAATTTTTAGCAACCGACGAGCAATTTTACGCAACAGACGCGCAAGACCTGCTTGAAAAAACAGCCTTTATTACGCAAAAAATGTATGGCAAGTTACCAACCTATTTTAATCATTTACCACGTAATACCTTTACTATAAAAGGCTCAGCGAGTCGCGGCGCGTTTTATATGCCACCTGCTGATAACCGCTCCCCTGGCACTTACTTTTTAGCCTCAACACCTAAATTGCAACCTTTGTATAATTTAGAAGCGCTAAGCCTGCACGAGGCAATACCAGGGCACCATTTACAAAACGCTATTGCAATGGAGTTAGATGTACCCGAATTTAGACGCACACTTAGCCATTCAGCATTTGGTGAAGGCTGGGCACTTTACACCGAACGTTTAGGTAAAGAAGCCGGCTTTTATCAAGACCCATACAGCGACTTTGGTCGTTTAGGTTACGAAATGTGGCGTGCCGTGAGACTCGTTGTTGATACCGGTATTCATGCATTTGGCTGGAGCCGCCAAAAGGCAATTGACTACTTGGCAGATCACACTGCTTTGCCACAAAGCGCGGTCGAGGATCAAATAGATCGTTATATTTCATGGCCAGGCCAAGCGCTCTCTTACAAAATGGGCGAAATAAAAATACGCGAACTACGTGCAAAAGCCGAAAAAGAGCTAGGTGCTAAGTTTGATATACGCAGCTTTCACGACACCGTAATCGGCCAAGGGTCACTCCCTATGGAAGTGCTAGAAGATGTAATAAACGATTGGATAACAGAGCAAAAATCAGCTATTTAA
- a CDS encoding DUF4202 domain-containing protein: MFNKVITLIDEANNQDPNTEQHNGESFPKEYLYSQRMSEMLTRFKPDADELMQIAVRAQHIQRWKSPRSDFEMNKQGYHQWRSALYIFHASLVVELMKQAGFSDTDQNRVYNAVAKKDIKRNLDSQLVEDVASLVFIEHYMLGFANAKPDYNEEKWMGIIRRTWQKMSDEAHEFVLTGKITLPAPLVGLIHKAVA, encoded by the coding sequence ATGTTTAATAAAGTAATAACGCTGATTGATGAAGCGAATAACCAAGACCCAAATACTGAGCAGCACAATGGAGAAAGTTTTCCAAAAGAGTATTTATACTCACAGCGTATGAGCGAAATGCTAACTCGCTTTAAACCTGATGCCGATGAGCTTATGCAAATTGCAGTGCGTGCACAGCATATTCAGCGTTGGAAGTCGCCACGTAGCGATTTTGAAATGAATAAACAGGGTTATCATCAATGGCGCAGTGCTCTTTATATTTTTCATGCGTCACTAGTCGTTGAATTAATGAAACAAGCTGGGTTTAGCGATACAGACCAAAACCGTGTTTATAACGCTGTTGCTAAAAAAGATATTAAGCGCAATCTAGACAGCCAATTAGTAGAAGATGTAGCAAGTTTGGTGTTTATTGAGCATTACATGCTTGGGTTTGCCAATGCAAAACCAGATTATAATGAAGAAAAATGGATGGGTATCATTCGCCGTACATGGCAAAAAATGTCTGATGAAGCGCATGAGTTTGTACTTACAGGTAAGATTACATTACCGGCGCCGCTTGTTGGGCTTATTCATAAAGCGGTTGCGTAA
- the der gene encoding ribosome biogenesis GTPase Der has protein sequence MLPVIALVGRPNVGKSTLFNRLTRTRDALVADFPGLTRDRKYGQANYDGYEFIVVDTGGIDGSEEGIEIEMADQSLLAIEEADIVLFLVDARVGMTVADQAIANHLRKQEKKCFVVANKTDGIDADSNCAEFYQLSLGEIHHIAASHGRGITLLLEQTLQPLIAELAALDEDVSNDDEELIDLYQEDSEDDSHQAFADKPVKLAIIGRPNVGKSTLTNRILGEERVIVYDMPGTTRDSIYIPMTRNDKEYILIDTAGVRKRKKVSDVVEKFSVIKTLQAIEDCNVVLLVVDARAGISDQDLSLLGFALNSGRSLVIAVNKWDGLDDYVKDRIKSELDRRLGFIDFARLHFISALHGTGVGHLFESVDEAYESATKRISTAMLRRIMDMAQADHQPPLVRGRRVKLKYAHAGGYNPPRIVIHGNQVHDLPDSYKRYLMNYYRKALKIMGTPIKIEFREGDNPFAGRVNKITLSQKRKIRAFSKENRNK, from the coding sequence ATGCTTCCCGTGATCGCTCTAGTTGGGCGACCCAATGTGGGCAAATCCACATTATTTAACCGTTTAACACGTACTCGTGACGCGCTCGTAGCCGATTTTCCAGGTTTAACTCGTGATAGAAAATATGGCCAAGCAAATTACGATGGCTATGAATTTATCGTGGTAGACACGGGTGGTATTGATGGTTCTGAAGAAGGCATTGAAATCGAAATGGCTGATCAGTCTCTGCTCGCCATTGAAGAAGCCGATATAGTACTGTTTTTAGTTGATGCCCGTGTAGGTATGACAGTAGCTGACCAAGCCATTGCTAATCACTTGCGCAAGCAAGAGAAAAAATGCTTTGTGGTTGCTAACAAAACCGACGGTATTGACGCCGATTCAAACTGCGCTGAGTTCTATCAATTATCGCTGGGCGAAATTCATCATATTGCTGCATCACATGGCCGCGGTATTACGTTATTACTTGAGCAAACGCTACAGCCTTTAATTGCTGAATTAGCGGCGCTTGATGAAGATGTAAGTAACGATGATGAAGAGCTTATCGATTTATACCAAGAAGACAGTGAAGATGACTCTCATCAAGCATTTGCAGACAAACCTGTAAAGCTAGCCATTATTGGTCGTCCTAACGTAGGCAAGTCAACACTTACCAACCGTATACTCGGTGAAGAACGTGTAATTGTTTACGATATGCCAGGCACAACCCGCGATTCTATTTATATTCCGATGACCCGTAACGACAAAGAATATATTTTAATCGACACAGCTGGTGTGCGTAAGCGTAAAAAAGTAAGCGACGTGGTTGAAAAGTTCTCAGTGATTAAAACCCTACAAGCAATTGAAGACTGTAACGTAGTGTTATTAGTCGTTGATGCTCGTGCGGGTATTTCTGATCAAGATTTAAGCTTATTAGGTTTTGCACTTAACTCTGGCCGTTCACTGGTTATTGCGGTGAACAAATGGGATGGCTTAGACGATTATGTTAAAGATCGTATTAAATCAGAACTAGATCGTCGCTTAGGCTTTATCGACTTTGCCCGCCTGCACTTTATATCGGCATTACACGGTACTGGCGTAGGTCATTTATTTGAGTCGGTAGATGAAGCGTACGAATCAGCTACTAAGCGTATAAGCACCGCAATGTTACGTCGTATTATGGACATGGCACAAGCAGATCATCAGCCGCCACTTGTTCGTGGTCGCCGTGTTAAGCTTAAATATGCGCATGCCGGTGGTTATAACCCACCACGTATCGTTATTCATGGTAACCAAGTTCATGATTTACCTGATAGCTATAAACGCTACCTAATGAACTACTACCGTAAAGCACTGAAAATTATGGGCACACCTATCAAAATCGAATTTAGAGAAGGTGATAACCCATTTGCCGGACGTGTTAATAAAATAACACTATCGCAAAAACGTAAAATTCGTGCGTTTAGTAAAGAAAACCGTAACAAATAG